In one Culex quinquefasciatus strain JHB chromosome 2, VPISU_Cqui_1.0_pri_paternal, whole genome shotgun sequence genomic region, the following are encoded:
- the LOC119766876 gene encoding uncharacterized protein LOC119766876, giving the protein MAKELAARRRKMLASGGCYSPPYEGCSSEGVAATGGCRIGVPLIGEDIQYGGGDCGGKRSAAELKKPSCEQDCSDVTTRPKCEASQPPAKVFKDFTFFVFLKQD; this is encoded by the exons ATGGCGAAGGAGTTGGCGGCGCGACGCCGGAAGATGCTCGCTTCCGGCGGTTGTTACAGCCCGCCGTACGAGGGTTGTAGCTCGGAGGGAGTGGCGGCGACGGGAGGATGCCGGATTGGGGTGCCGCTGATCGGGGAGGACATTCAGTACGGGGGTGGCGATTGTGGTGGGAAGAGGAGCGCTGCGGAG CTCAAGAAACCTTCCTGTGAGCAAGATTGTTCCGACGTGACGACCCGTCCAAAGTGTGAAGCTTCCCAGCCGCCAGCGAAGGTCTTCAAAGATTTCACTTTCTTCGTTTTCTTGAAACAAGATTGA